The genomic stretch ttaGCAGGTCTAATTATTTGGTGCACCGCACCTATAAATTTACTGGGATTTTCGTCTTCTGGGCGAACGTCTTCTAGACATACATCTTTAAGAGATCTTAAGAGTGACGAAATTTTCTACTAGATTTAGCTTTCcacaaatttttattatcttttactCCGATATATCTCTCATGCTTCTAGCGTCAAGGAATATCAGTAGATACATACGATCCATGTTAGGGAAGGTATATGGGACCTAGTGACTCTTTttattatcaatatatatattagcagaGTATTTACTAAATGACACAAATTAACTATCTTATGAACTTCCAATTCAGTCTACCTAGTACATGGATTTAAAtattgaagatatttttttatcaaccattccatgaaatttcttaacattttattaaatatgAGTTTTTATCTCTCTAATGCCGTGAAAAGATCTTCATCAAGTGTGCAGTCAGCGtacctaattatatattgatctccTATCATGGGCTCTATGTATTTAAACAACAAACAGAGGTTTTGATAGCTTTTGGAGGTACACAATGGTGATAATATAGGAAAATACACTGCACACTATGAACAAAACACAGACAGGGAAATGTTTGCTCTTATACCACGTACTAAGTGTTAGAGAATAATTATGATATGTAATAGGTCAGatttagattaaaaaatattatgtaattgATTGTTCCCAACAAGAAAACAACTTTCAAACCTGCATCATAAAATATGCACTTGAATAAAGAAGGCTACTATGTGACACATAGTAAAAATCTGGCTCACCAAATTTTGCCCAAGGTGACACATTAGCTCATGTCATACTATAATGTAATTTGGGtccttaatttgttttattttaaaaaaaagtatcgCAACAAATGAAGTAAAGTATCCAAAATCATACGCATATataatcatatcatatatgaaagcatacatatcaaacaaaattataaagGTACACAAGGGTCCACCATTGCCAATGCCCAATCATATCTGACCTTATGATGAACCTAACTCTAGCAACCAGTTCAACATAGCACAAAAAATGTTATGTTTTAAGCATTCTtacttataattaatttataaagaGACTGCAAGTAGACCTGGTGAAATGACAAAGCATGACAAATGGTCTCTGAAGTCAACTAAGTCACCACAACAGCAAGTAATTTTCAAGCACTGATTTGTCAAGAAATGCAAAGCGTGTAATATGATGCGCtttgaaaatttttcttttgcCCTCACAGATCTAGGGCCAACAGATCATTCACCCTCCCAACCACCAAGTCTCATCCCTGGGTCATAGTTGGTGAACAATCTGAATTCGTTACCAAGTTTGCTACTGTGCTGAGGTCTAAACCTGCATGGACGCAAATCCAAGAGCTCTGCCGCCCTATCCTTTTGCACATCACCTAAGCGTGTAAAGGAGGTAGGAAATAAACACAACGTAATCAACCAAAAGCAAGTTCAGAGTGGGAGATCCAGCACTGTACCAGTGAGTAGAAGCAGATATGATTTTCCTGATCTCAAAAGAAAAGATATAGTTTCACTAACTTTCTCCAAGCACTCCTGACTCTGTCCAACAAAACCACAAGATCATAACACCACAGATGTTTAGCCACTGTATAATCTATCAGCTAAttcaaaattgcaaaaaaaaaaaaaaaacgaaagagAAGAGACATcgagttatttttatttttttttttgaaaataaacgaAGCATTTCATTCATTCAAATTGTCAGAAACAACAACATCAAACAGGGAGCCAAAAGGAATGGAAAACCATTCCAAACAATCTGACTTTGAAATAGCATCCCTAGCTAACAAATGGGCTACCATATTCGCAGATTGTTTAGCAAACAAAAAGCTAACGTTAGAGATATGTTTAGCTATTTCTTTGATGTCAATAACAAGAGATCCTAAAATTGAAGAAGTATCATTTGACTGCAGACATCAAGTTATTAAACACGAAAATGTTTCAAGTGTCTTCATGTGACAAGCAGAAGGCAATATCAATTCTCTCCTTCCTCAATCTTGGCATGATTTGACTAGGCACAGATATAAAGACACAAATTTAACtaactttatataaatatgcacGACAAATAAAAGATGGGAATAACATCATTTGTCATTGTTTTTGCCTTTTTTGTATGAGTAGAAGTTCAGCCAATTTACTATCTAAAGCATAATGTATAACCCGATTAATCATAATATATGGCACATATATTGCGAAAGAGATTgggtatatttttaaaagaaagcaTGCTTTTCCAATATAGAATAAATCAAGGTTACAAGGAAAATTCATTTCAAGAATGATACCAAGGGCAAAAGCAAGTTGAAAGATGAGAGATCTCATCACAGTGAGTACATCACTTTTCATATAAATTTAGTCTGCCATTCATAATTTCCCTCCATTTATGTGATCTAAAGACCTAtaaaccaaaaatttaaaaataaataaataaaaaaagaagagtaaTAACTTAATGATTTGTTTGGGttaaactctatttttaattcttttttcttacattttttttttgtaataatattgtatttcttcatttttctaattGAAAGTTGCTTTAGCGCCTagttttaatgaatttaaaaaccTAAGAGTTCTTAAAGCCAAGTCACATACAAGTATTGTGCTAGCTAAGCTTGTAACCAATTAGGGGATAAAAACTACTACATAACAAATAGCTCAAATGAATGGATCTTACCAAATAAGGAGGATCTGCAACAATAACTGAATATGAATGTTTCAATGATGAGGGGAGATCTTCTGGCTTATTGTAGTCATAGAATGTGAACTCAGTTCCATATGAACTGAACCTGTGGTCATATTCAAGAAGCTGCGCTTGGACATTTGGATCAATTTTCTGAGTCATGAGCAAAAAACAATTGAATACCAATTAGGCAAATGTTGATACTATAATCTATAAATTAGCaaacattaaagaaaataaatggaTCCATGATCTGAAGCAAGTGCAACATATAGAAACAAGATAACTCATCTTCTTTACTCTTCCTTTACAGAAACCAGCAATAGAAGTGACTCAACAGCTTCCCTTGCTCCTTCAAACATGTAGGGAAGAGCACATATGTTCCTTTTagaaataatactccgtaatacatCATTCAAAATTCCCTGTTTACTTCAGAAAACTATtctctgttttctaattttttagttttcattctctgttttctatttagaaaacttgtttactaacactaaattttttgaaatttacttttttagactaacattataaaattaacacattTAATTTCGAATGATTTTaaaaccttatatttaaaatatttttgtatatgttttgtttaaattgaataaatataatttttacttttagtctaatatatataagatttttacatttgatattcgAACCAAATTCATATCcttatataacataactaaaaacatatccaaaccaataatctattaaattcacctaaaagttattaatatttttttagctaatatttaaaatatttttggatatattcatttaaatAACTTGTATAcatatcatttttaatttgatatctaatatatgtgaaatttcaatagcCAAATAAATGATAGATGattctatttttcatttagaaaacaatttttaaatggaaaatgctttcagttttcaaaatgaaaaaaatgtgcTAGtacacatttttctgttttctattcttgaattctccagttttctaaattttcagTTTAAACGGGCCCTAACTCAACTCTATCTTGAGTATCTTCTATAGATATATTCTACTTTTTTTTCGAAATTGTGAAAACGGTTTTCTACCCTTCCACATCGGAAATGTATCGCGAAATTCATATCAAAGGATGGTTAGCATCTGGAAGAAGCAGGAATTCAATCTTTTAGAACCTATACAGATGTGAGCATGAATTCATATGCTGATTACGATTACCAGAATTAAGCCTTTCATGCTCTCCcagaaaacaaacaaatcaaaatatacacTAATAATGATTCCTTTAGAAGCATAGATTGCACGTCGTGCTTCAATTGATGCATCAGAAGTATTGAAAGACGAACCTTGAGGTAGGCGTATAGCGTTGGGCAAGCAATGCAAGCAACTGATGGGAACTCGAGAGTCTCACAAAGCGCGAGCACTTCTCGGGCCACGGTCTCGGCAGTTTCCCGGTCGTACCAGAACTGGCTGAGCCGCCAATCCTCCGCCAACAACGCCACCTCTTCCTCCGGCTGCTCCCCCGAAGAAGCTTCAACTACTGTTCGGTTCTGCTCAGCGATGAACTCTCTGAGAGCTTCGAGAGCGTGAGAGCTCAGCTGCGGAATATCGTCGTCGAAGACTGCGCCGTCGTTTTGCTGTAAAGGGTTAGTTGCTCCCGCCGATTCCATTTTTTGCTTTCTTGCCCGTTCGGAGAAAATGTTGATTAGAGACACTCCAATCTTTTAAATGGGTCGAAAAAATTGGGTTTGGGTTCAATTTTATGATCCGATTTTCGTAACCTATCGTTTCTTTAGGCCTgtaggcaatt from Ipomoea triloba cultivar NCNSP0323 chromosome 12, ASM357664v1 encodes the following:
- the LOC115999952 gene encoding EEF1A lysine methyltransferase 1 encodes the protein MESAGATNPLQQNDGAVFDDDIPQLSSHALEALREFIAEQNRTVVEASSGEQPEEEVALLAEDWRLSQFWYDRETAETVAREVLALCETLEFPSVACIACPTLYAYLKKIDPNVQAQLLEYDHRFSSYGTEFTFYDYNKPEDLPSSLKHSYSVIVADPPYLSQECLEKVSETISFLLRSGKSYLLLLTGDVQKDRAAELLDLRPCRFRPQHSSKLGNEFRLFTNYDPGMRLGGWEGE